A genomic stretch from Elusimicrobiota bacterium includes:
- a CDS encoding PTS sugar transporter subunit IIA, protein MKSILTAIEEGRLIELPEKEKEKALRYLCSILEAVPDLAHNGDLYETMLKREAQGITALGFTVACPHIRASGEGEMMCAIGWSAEGLDYGAADGQKIRLVIMYYIPDNQKNTYLKEISLLVQALRKMDGIPGLAACADINAVRNTLLDFLTGAADLSFSQSRVKMIKLGVKSAEEAQCPSIEPALAVAAVSVLLDSGGRLTVLSQDQKLVELLEGGKDLAEKIIKESPFEFAGYKLIFRSASIFKPDRVLREYLALKLP, encoded by the coding sequence ATGAAAAGCATTTTAACTGCCATAGAAGAAGGGCGGCTTATAGAGCTTCCGGAAAAAGAGAAAGAAAAAGCCCTCAGGTATCTTTGTTCGATCCTTGAGGCGGTGCCGGATCTGGCGCACAACGGGGACCTATACGAAACAATGCTCAAACGGGAGGCGCAGGGCATAACGGCTCTCGGGTTTACCGTGGCCTGTCCCCACATACGGGCCTCCGGCGAAGGCGAAATGATGTGCGCCATCGGCTGGTCGGCCGAGGGGCTTGATTACGGCGCGGCCGACGGCCAGAAAATTCGGCTGGTAATAATGTATTACATCCCGGATAACCAGAAAAACACCTACCTTAAAGAAATCTCGCTGCTGGTGCAGGCTCTGCGGAAAATGGACGGCATCCCCGGGCTTGCCGCCTGCGCCGATATCAACGCCGTGCGCAACACGCTGCTGGATTTTTTAACCGGCGCCGCGGATCTGAGTTTTTCCCAGTCGCGGGTGAAGATGATAAAACTGGGCGTTAAGTCGGCTGAAGAGGCGCAATGTCCCTCCATTGAGCCGGCGCTCGCCGTGGCGGCGGTTTCGGTGCTGCTTGACTCCGGGGGCAGGCTTACCGTCCTCTCACAGGACCAGAAACTGGTGGAACTGCTTGAGGGGGGGAAAGACCTGGCCGAAAAAATAATAAAAGAATCCCCTTTTGAGTTCGCCGGCTATAAGCTTATTTTCAGGTCCGCCTCGATTTTTAAGCCTGACAGGGTTTTGCGCGAATATCTGGCGCTTAAGCTCCCTTAA
- a CDS encoding flavodoxin family protein has translation MLKITAFNGSARKDGNTAILLNTALAELKVRGFETELIQLSGKPLRGCNACMECFKTKDKKCVLPDDGLNGYVEKMCASAGILIGSPTYFADVSSDTKALIERAGYVSMANGGLFRRKAGAAVVAVRRGGAMHAFDTINHFFTIAQMIIPGSNYWNVGVGRAIGEVENDKEGMTTMKVLGENMAWLLSKLHGLP, from the coding sequence ATGCTAAAAATAACGGCTTTTAACGGGAGCGCGCGCAAGGACGGGAATACAGCCATACTTCTGAATACGGCTTTGGCGGAACTGAAAGTACGGGGTTTTGAAACGGAACTAATCCAACTGTCCGGCAAACCGCTGCGCGGCTGCAACGCCTGCATGGAATGTTTTAAGACCAAGGATAAAAAATGCGTTCTGCCTGACGACGGACTGAACGGTTATGTGGAGAAGATGTGCGCCTCAGCCGGCATCCTTATAGGTTCTCCTACCTATTTTGCGGATGTGAGCAGCGATACCAAGGCGCTTATTGAGCGGGCGGGTTATGTCAGCATGGCCAACGGCGGGCTGTTCAGGCGCAAAGCGGGCGCCGCGGTGGTGGCGGTCAGGCGCGGCGGGGCCATGCACGCTTTCGACACCATAAACCATTTCTTTACCATAGCCCAGATGATAATCCCCGGTTCCAATTACTGGAACGTGGGAGTGGGGCGGGCCATCGGCGAAGTGGAGAACGACAAGGAAGGTATGACGACCATGAAGGTGCTGGGCGAGAATATGGCCTGGCTGCTTTCCAAACTGCACGGACTGCCGTAA
- a CDS encoding response regulator gives MNILVADDDPSIVELLLDHLRDLGYNVTGVYDGQALMDEAIKNTPDLIISDIDMPGMSGEVAQSMIELYPPLQKIPFIVITGTTKARIPALGLSQNTVILTKPVDFNDLDAIVSDIASKIKKL, from the coding sequence ATGAATATCCTGGTGGCTGACGATGATCCCAGCATAGTGGAGCTGCTGTTAGATCATCTGAGAGATCTGGGATACAATGTAACCGGCGTTTATGACGGGCAAGCGCTCATGGACGAGGCCATAAAAAACACCCCCGACCTTATAATCTCCGATATAGATATGCCCGGAATGAGCGGGGAGGTGGCGCAGTCAATGATCGAGCTGTATCCTCCTTTGCAGAAAATACCCTTTATAGTCATCACCGGCACCACTAAAGCAAGGATCCCCGCTCTTGGCCTGTCCCAGAATACGGTCATTCTCACGAAGCCGGTTGATTTCAACGACTTGGATGCCATCGTGTCCGATATCGCTTCCAAGATAAAGAAATTGTAA
- the mgtA gene encoding magnesium-translocating P-type ATPase, whose translation MLKLNFHAITKNLFNKSAEVIGGEFTELEKKYKGLSSLDQEKLLAEFGSSAVGLSGPVAHAALEKYGPNELSQTPKKTFIRDIYDRLKNPLVIQLLVICSVSLFMGDIRSAVVVGGMIVLSVALSYFQESRSGKAMEDLRAIIETTCTALRDGKEAEVPLDDLVPGDVVVLQVGSIIPADLILFSARDFYLNQSALTGESMPVEKTASVSVAAGKAVFELENMCFQGANVVSGYARGLVIATGGATYLGKMAKQLTAAHGETGFDKGVNGFTWLMIRLMLVMVSAVFLIVGFTKGDWISALLFGLAVAVGLTPEMLPMIITVNLSKGALAMSRKKVIIKKLSAIQNFGAMDVLCTDKTGTLTQDRIILEKYVDVTGRKDEETLRYAYMNSFYQTGLKNLLDRAVLAHSDLDVERACKKVDEIPFDFSRKRMSVVVEYEGKHVLITKGAVDDVYKSCSRYQVDDEVFELEEMISSDLMEDYASLSSQGYRVLAIAYREFETSKTVFSTADETGLILLGYIAFLDPPKETSSAALKALSELGVAVKVLTGDNELVTRKVCADVGLSTEKLFTGAQLAAFTPEEFDRSASSGEVFVRLTPSQKEEIISSLRRQGRVVGFMGDGINDAPAMKAADVGISVDTAVDIAKESADIILLEKSLLVLEQGVLECRKVFGNITKYIKMGASSNFGNMFSVIGASYFLPFLPMAPAQVLLNNLLYDFSQAGIPTDSVDPEYLKAPRKWNISNIRKFMFFIGPISSIFDYLTFFLMLYFYNCAAFSAAGTALGTKVYLEKLFHTGWFVESLLTQTLIVHVIRTRRLPFIQSRASLAMTVATLSVVAVGIYLPHSRFADYLGFVALPASYWAWLALFLLSYTVITHSVKTWFYSKFGDD comes from the coding sequence ATGCTTAAACTCAATTTCCACGCTATAACCAAAAACCTGTTCAATAAATCCGCCGAGGTCATAGGCGGGGAATTTACCGAGCTTGAAAAAAAATATAAAGGGCTTTCTTCGCTTGATCAGGAAAAGCTTTTGGCTGAGTTCGGCTCTTCCGCGGTCGGCTTGTCCGGTCCAGTAGCGCATGCGGCGCTTGAAAAATACGGCCCCAACGAGCTGAGCCAGACTCCCAAAAAAACTTTTATCCGAGATATTTACGACCGCCTTAAAAATCCGCTTGTAATCCAGCTGCTTGTTATCTGCTCCGTCTCTCTCTTTATGGGCGATATCCGTTCCGCCGTGGTGGTGGGGGGGATGATCGTGCTGAGCGTCGCGCTTTCCTATTTCCAGGAATCCCGCTCCGGTAAAGCCATGGAGGACTTGCGCGCCATAATAGAAACCACCTGCACCGCTCTCAGGGACGGCAAAGAAGCCGAAGTCCCGCTTGACGACCTTGTCCCCGGCGATGTGGTGGTCCTTCAGGTGGGTTCCATCATCCCGGCTGATTTAATTCTTTTTTCCGCCCGGGATTTTTACCTGAATCAGTCGGCCTTGACGGGCGAATCCATGCCGGTTGAAAAAACGGCCTCGGTTTCAGTCGCCGCCGGCAAAGCCGTTTTTGAGCTTGAAAACATGTGCTTCCAGGGCGCCAATGTGGTGAGCGGCTACGCGCGCGGGCTTGTGATAGCCACCGGAGGGGCCACTTACCTGGGTAAGATGGCGAAACAACTCACCGCCGCTCACGGCGAGACCGGCTTTGACAAGGGCGTGAACGGATTTACCTGGCTGATGATACGCTTGATGCTTGTGATGGTGAGCGCGGTGTTTCTGATCGTGGGTTTCACCAAGGGCGACTGGATTTCGGCTTTGCTGTTCGGCCTTGCAGTGGCCGTGGGCCTGACGCCTGAAATGCTGCCCATGATAATAACCGTGAACCTTTCCAAGGGCGCCTTGGCCATGAGCCGCAAGAAAGTTATTATAAAAAAGCTTTCCGCCATACAGAATTTCGGCGCCATGGACGTTTTATGCACCGATAAGACCGGCACCCTGACGCAGGACCGCATCATACTTGAAAAATATGTGGATGTGACCGGGCGCAAAGACGAGGAAACGCTGCGCTACGCCTACATGAACAGCTTTTACCAGACGGGCCTGAAAAATCTGCTTGACCGGGCCGTACTCGCGCACAGCGATCTGGATGTTGAGCGGGCCTGTAAAAAAGTGGATGAAATACCCTTTGATTTCAGCCGCAAACGGATGTCGGTGGTGGTGGAATACGAAGGCAAGCATGTTTTAATAACCAAGGGAGCGGTGGATGACGTTTACAAGTCCTGCTCCCGCTACCAGGTTGACGACGAGGTTTTTGAGCTGGAGGAGATGATCTCAAGCGACCTGATGGAGGACTACGCCTCTCTCAGCTCGCAGGGCTACAGGGTGCTTGCTATCGCCTACAGGGAATTTGAAACTTCAAAAACCGTTTTTTCCACGGCCGACGAGACGGGGCTTATCCTGCTTGGCTACATAGCTTTTCTTGATCCTCCGAAGGAAACTTCAAGCGCGGCTTTGAAGGCCCTCTCGGAGCTTGGCGTGGCGGTTAAAGTACTCACCGGCGACAACGAACTGGTGACCAGGAAAGTCTGCGCGGATGTGGGGCTTTCCACGGAGAAGCTTTTTACCGGGGCCCAGCTTGCCGCTTTTACGCCGGAGGAGTTCGACCGCTCCGCTTCGTCCGGAGAGGTCTTTGTGCGGCTCACCCCCTCGCAGAAAGAGGAGATAATTTCCTCGCTCAGGCGCCAGGGCCGGGTGGTGGGGTTTATGGGCGACGGCATAAACGACGCGCCCGCCATGAAAGCGGCCGATGTGGGGATTTCGGTGGACACGGCGGTGGATATAGCCAAGGAATCCGCCGACATAATCCTGCTTGAAAAAAGTCTTTTGGTCCTGGAACAGGGAGTTCTTGAATGCCGCAAGGTGTTCGGAAATATCACAAAGTATATCAAGATGGGCGCCAGCTCGAATTTCGGCAATATGTTCAGCGTTATAGGCGCCAGCTATTTCCTGCCGTTCCTGCCCATGGCGCCCGCCCAGGTGCTGTTAAATAATTTACTCTATGATTTTTCGCAGGCGGGCATCCCCACCGACAGCGTGGACCCGGAGTACCTTAAAGCGCCCAGAAAATGGAACATCTCGAACATCCGCAAATTCATGTTCTTTATAGGGCCGATAAGTTCCATTTTTGACTATCTTACTTTCTTTCTCATGCTGTACTTCTATAACTGCGCCGCTTTTTCAGCCGCCGGCACCGCGCTTGGAACAAAAGTTTATCTTGAAAAATTATTCCACACCGGCTGGTTCGTGGAGTCGCTGCTGACGCAGACGCTGATAGTGCATGTTATAAGGACCAGGCGGCTGCCGTTCATACAATCCAGGGCGAGCCTTGCCATGACCGTCGCCACGCTTTCCGTGGTGGCTGTGGGTATTTACCTGCCTCATTCGCGTTTTGCCGATTACCTCGGTTTTGTCGCTCTGCCGGCAAGCTACTGGGCGTGGCTTGCGCTTTTCCTTTTAAGCTATACTGTTATCACGCATTCGGTTAAAACCTGGTTCTATTCAAAGTTTGGAGACGACTGA
- a CDS encoding tetratricopeptide repeat protein, translating to MPEMTIGVIIFCSFFALAFSGALMWILERKARASRRQIMPFSHSFLAGCVTFSVVYILNRLIFPGWPKATAVFNLAMLAAIFTFRGVRKKLLRQYRRRRPKTGKKHHRHSEAAALEHMLAKDPLNAFCLEKLSEIYEEMGEYGKALEAAREAVKLDPSMKNKWRVEDLEKEIPGKKRHKDGWKLF from the coding sequence ATGCCGGAGATGACAATTGGCGTAATAATATTCTGCTCTTTCTTCGCTTTAGCTTTTTCCGGAGCGTTGATGTGGATTCTGGAAAGAAAGGCGAGGGCCTCACGCCGGCAAATCATGCCTTTCTCGCACTCTTTTCTGGCGGGGTGCGTCACTTTCAGCGTTGTCTATATTTTAAACCGGCTGATCTTTCCGGGCTGGCCGAAAGCGACTGCCGTTTTTAACCTGGCAATGCTTGCCGCCATATTTACTTTCCGGGGTGTAAGAAAAAAGCTTCTCAGGCAATACCGCCGCCGGCGGCCGAAAACCGGAAAAAAGCACCACCGGCATTCCGAAGCCGCGGCTTTGGAACATATGCTGGCTAAGGACCCGCTTAACGCTTTCTGTCTTGAAAAGCTGAGCGAGATTTACGAGGAAATGGGGGAATACGGCAAGGCGCTGGAGGCGGCGCGTGAAGCCGTCAAACTGGATCCGTCGATGAAAAACAAATGGCGGGTTGAAGACTTAGAAAAAGAAATTCCCGGAAAAAAGCGGCATAAAGACGGCTGGAAGCTTTTCTAA
- the tilS gene encoding tRNA lysidine(34) synthetase TilS, translating into MHTTKTATLRLWDKINSLSRRYGLFKKGDSILLAVSGGPDSVVMLDFFAKHARRGGIRLCVAHLNHCLRGRAADVDENFVKKLGLSYGLETVTAKIDVPGLAKKTKRSAEHAAREARYGFLLKTALKKKCSMVATAHHSDDHAETVMLNLMRGTEPKGLLGIPIKRKMSAKGRKSVFVIRPMLAVNRKEIMEYARLNRLPFRKDKTNEDEKHTRNWLRKTLLPLIERKQPRFRSRLLELSEKLSKLI; encoded by the coding sequence ATGCACACGACGAAAACGGCCACACTCAGGCTTTGGGACAAGATAAACTCCCTTTCACGGCGTTACGGCCTCTTCAAAAAAGGGGATTCAATTCTGCTTGCCGTTTCGGGCGGGCCGGATTCCGTGGTTATGCTTGATTTTTTTGCCAAACACGCCCGCCGCGGGGGGATACGGCTTTGCGTAGCGCATCTGAACCACTGCCTGCGCGGCAGGGCGGCTGATGTCGACGAGAATTTCGTAAAAAAACTGGGGTTAAGCTACGGTCTTGAAACAGTAACGGCCAAAATAGACGTGCCCGGGCTCGCGAAAAAAACAAAACGGAGCGCCGAGCACGCAGCCCGGGAGGCCCGCTACGGTTTTCTGCTGAAAACAGCCTTGAAAAAGAAGTGTTCCATGGTGGCCACAGCCCATCACTCGGACGACCACGCCGAAACCGTTATGCTGAACCTGATGCGGGGCACGGAGCCGAAAGGGCTTCTGGGCATACCCATAAAAAGAAAAATGAGCGCGAAGGGCCGCAAAAGCGTTTTTGTAATAAGACCGATGCTCGCGGTAAACAGGAAGGAAATAATGGAGTACGCGCGGCTGAACCGCCTGCCATTCAGAAAAGACAAGACGAATGAAGACGAAAAGCACACCCGCAACTGGCTCAGGAAAACCCTTCTGCCCCTGATCGAGCGCAAACAGCCGCGCTTTCGTTCACGCCTGCTTGAACTTTCCGAAAAACTGTCAAAATTAATTTAA
- a CDS encoding nitroreductase family protein yields the protein MNEALKNIMIRKSVRIFTGAPVSETQLTELVKAGMAAPSAVDTRPWDFIIVTDKTLLRQLAKNLPYAKMTAQAAAAIVVTGDMRRQYGGENSLYWLMDCSAATENILLAAESMGLGAVWTAVFPEAERVAAVRKILGIPEHITPLNLIPFGVPEGKPQAKDKYNPIQVHKNHW from the coding sequence ATGAACGAAGCATTAAAAAACATAATGATACGTAAGAGCGTGCGTATTTTTACGGGCGCTCCGGTCAGCGAGACGCAGTTGACGGAACTGGTAAAGGCCGGAATGGCCGCGCCAAGCGCCGTGGATACGCGGCCCTGGGATTTTATAATAGTCACCGATAAAACCCTGCTCAGGCAGTTAGCCAAAAACCTGCCGTACGCAAAAATGACGGCGCAGGCCGCCGCGGCAATAGTTGTCACCGGCGATATGCGGCGGCAGTACGGCGGGGAGAATTCTTTGTACTGGCTGATGGATTGCAGCGCCGCTACCGAGAATATACTCCTGGCGGCCGAGTCAATGGGGCTGGGCGCTGTCTGGACGGCGGTATTCCCGGAGGCGGAGCGCGTTGCCGCCGTTAGAAAGATCCTGGGCATACCGGAGCATATTACTCCGCTGAATTTAATTCCTTTCGGCGTACCGGAGGGCAAACCGCAGGCCAAAGATAAATACAACCCGATACAGGTTCATAAAAACCACTGGTGA
- a CDS encoding NAD(P)-dependent oxidoreductase → MGKPLTSVKKVGITGAAGNIGTTLQKGLCEKYKLRLFDIRRSDPVCDAAFSQIDFADKNSLKGAFDGLDAVIHLAGNPRPDAPRESTYRNNFEATSCVFEEARRAGVKKIVYASSNFYHEAAIGRILDGASKELITLDMPPSPICLYGESKVFGESLGRHMSYFGIQFVALRIGWTVPQDNPALYGGDYMRAVFCSKRDLVQAFDKALQADAGFLAAFVTSNNTHNVFDLAETKKTLGFAPQDNAENYVRGKGVRP, encoded by the coding sequence ATGGGTAAACCTTTGACGAGCGTGAAAAAAGTCGGAATAACCGGCGCCGCCGGCAATATCGGGACCACACTGCAAAAAGGGCTGTGCGAAAAATATAAGCTGCGCCTGTTCGATATAAGGCGATCCGACCCTGTCTGCGATGCCGCCTTTTCACAGATCGATTTTGCCGATAAGAACAGCCTCAAAGGAGCATTCGACGGGTTGGACGCAGTCATACATCTGGCCGGGAACCCCAGGCCCGACGCCCCAAGGGAGTCTACCTACCGCAACAATTTCGAGGCCACAAGCTGCGTATTCGAGGAAGCGCGCCGCGCCGGGGTAAAAAAAATCGTCTATGCGAGTTCCAACTTCTATCATGAAGCGGCTATCGGGCGGATACTCGACGGCGCATCAAAAGAGCTGATAACCCTGGACATGCCCCCAAGCCCCATCTGCCTTTATGGGGAATCGAAAGTTTTTGGAGAATCGCTGGGCAGACATATGTCGTATTTCGGAATACAGTTCGTCGCGCTGCGAATAGGCTGGACAGTACCGCAGGATAATCCGGCGTTGTACGGCGGCGATTATATGCGGGCCGTATTCTGCAGTAAGCGGGACCTGGTCCAGGCGTTCGATAAAGCGCTCCAGGCGGACGCCGGTTTCCTCGCGGCCTTCGTTACAAGCAATAATACTCATAATGTATTCGACCTTGCTGAAACAAAAAAAACACTTGGGTTCGCCCCGCAGGACAATGCGGAAAATTACGTCAGAGGCAAAGGTGTCAGGCCTTAG
- a CDS encoding lipocalin family protein yields MKEYLLAVCAALLPACAPAPKGLEPVGGFDLGRYLGTWHEIARLDHSFERGLVKVTAEYSMRDDGGVKVLNKGFDPRKNKWKEAEGRAYFIGNKTTGSLKVSFFRPFYGGYHIIALDKEGYQYALVAGPSRSYLWILARSPELPSTTIKTLVSKAGGLGFDTDKLIFLK; encoded by the coding sequence ATGAAGGAATATTTATTGGCGGTATGTGCGGCGCTCCTGCCGGCGTGCGCGCCGGCGCCTAAGGGGCTCGAGCCGGTGGGCGGTTTTGACCTGGGCCGCTATCTCGGCACATGGCATGAGATAGCCAGGCTCGACCATTCTTTCGAGCGCGGGCTTGTTAAGGTAACCGCCGAATATTCTATGCGCGATGACGGCGGTGTTAAGGTCCTTAATAAAGGCTTCGACCCGCGAAAAAACAAATGGAAAGAGGCCGAAGGAAGGGCTTATTTCATCGGGAACAAAACTACCGGCAGCCTTAAAGTCAGCTTTTTCCGGCCTTTCTATGGCGGCTATCATATAATCGCGCTTGATAAGGAAGGCTACCAGTACGCGCTTGTTGCCGGCCCAAGCAGGTCCTACCTGTGGATATTGGCGCGCAGTCCGGAACTGCCTTCCACCACAATTAAAACGCTGGTTTCAAAAGCCGGGGGATTGGGTTTTGATACGGACAAGCTGATTTTTCTTAAATGA
- the proC gene encoding pyrroline-5-carboxylate reductase, translating into MKQNKTIKNGAGKIAILGAGNIGSAIARGLAASGRFRPEDIILTRRRVELLEGLRGEKFSVSSDNRGAVKSAEIIILAVGPQQAEALVKDISPALNGRRHIVITIVSGVSTAQIAGWMKKKVSLVRAMTNTAIAIREAMTCLCAAPESRAALDRAKSIFDALGKTLVINEDLMLSATALTGCGIAFFLRAIRAASQGGTQIGFHSEEALFMAAQTARGAASLLLDRQGHPESEIDKVTTPRGCTIEGLNEMEHHGFSSAMITGIVTSNERAARLFKDDK; encoded by the coding sequence ATGAAACAAAATAAAACAATTAAAAACGGCGCCGGGAAAATAGCGATACTCGGAGCCGGCAATATCGGCTCGGCCATTGCCAGGGGGCTGGCCGCTTCCGGGCGCTTTCGGCCGGAGGATATAATCCTTACCCGCCGCCGCGTCGAACTTCTGGAGGGTCTGCGCGGAGAGAAATTCAGCGTCAGTTCGGATAACCGCGGCGCCGTGAAAAGCGCGGAGATAATAATACTGGCCGTCGGTCCCCAGCAGGCCGAAGCGCTGGTAAAGGATATCAGCCCCGCGCTGAACGGACGGCGGCACATAGTGATCACAATAGTTTCCGGGGTGAGCACGGCGCAGATAGCGGGCTGGATGAAAAAAAAGGTCAGCCTGGTCAGGGCCATGACCAATACCGCCATAGCGATACGCGAGGCCATGACCTGCCTCTGCGCCGCTCCGGAGAGCCGGGCCGCGCTTGACCGGGCAAAGTCTATTTTTGACGCGCTCGGGAAAACGCTGGTCATAAACGAGGACCTTATGCTTTCCGCCACCGCGCTGACGGGCTGCGGCATAGCTTTTTTCCTGCGCGCCATACGCGCCGCCTCCCAGGGAGGCACCCAGATAGGTTTTCACTCGGAAGAGGCTCTCTTTATGGCCGCCCAGACCGCCAGGGGCGCGGCGTCGCTGCTGCTGGACCGGCAGGGCCACCCGGAGAGCGAGATAGACAAGGTTACCACCCCGCGCGGCTGCACCATAGAAGGCCTCAATGAAATGGAACATCACGGTTTCAGCTCGGCCATGATAACGGGAATAGTGACTTCGAACGAAAGAGCCGCGAGGCTGTTCAAAGACGATAAGTGA
- a CDS encoding pseudouridine synthase — translation MGKYNDPDFNPRLACPWPRRLQLSHVRMIAPDELKNWVIHDSEHVIVINKPGDVVCHPSKAGPRSSLVGAVREHSGLAMAHLAFRLDRETSGVVVFAKTSAMAARLQKAMRLRRVGKAYLAIMTGEFSEPVTVDQPLGDDEKSRVLAKSAVRSDGKAAVTHFTPLSHGGGFTLVRVVTGTGRKHQIRAHAQWLGKCIVGDKIYGPDERCFLDFLDDGWTPALAEKLLLPRQALHCSEIDMRKAGIDRVFSAPMPADMRAFCGARGIVIPGGI, via the coding sequence ATGGGTAAATACAACGATCCCGATTTCAATCCCAGGCTGGCCTGCCCCTGGCCCCGCCGGCTGCAGCTGTCTCATGTGCGCATGATCGCGCCGGACGAACTCAAAAACTGGGTGATCCATGACTCGGAGCATGTTATAGTCATCAACAAACCAGGGGACGTCGTATGCCACCCGTCCAAGGCGGGCCCGCGGTCCAGCCTCGTGGGCGCGGTGCGCGAGCACTCGGGCCTTGCCATGGCGCATCTGGCCTTCCGCCTGGACCGCGAGACGAGCGGCGTGGTGGTGTTCGCGAAAACTTCCGCTATGGCCGCACGCCTGCAAAAGGCAATGCGGCTGCGCCGGGTGGGCAAGGCTTACCTCGCCATCATGACAGGCGAGTTTTCGGAGCCGGTGACGGTCGATCAGCCTCTTGGCGACGACGAGAAGAGCCGGGTCCTTGCGAAATCAGCCGTACGCTCCGACGGCAAGGCCGCCGTCACGCACTTCACTCCGCTTTCCCATGGCGGCGGCTTCACGCTGGTCCGCGTGGTTACCGGGACCGGCCGCAAGCACCAGATAAGGGCCCACGCTCAATGGCTCGGGAAATGCATTGTCGGGGACAAGATCTACGGACCCGACGAGCGCTGCTTTCTGGATTTCCTGGACGACGGCTGGACCCCGGCACTCGCCGAGAAACTCCTTCTGCCCCGCCAGGCCCTGCATTGCTCCGAAATAGATATGAGAAAGGCGGGAATCGATCGCGTGTTCTCCGCCCCCATGCCTGCCGACATGCGCGCCTTCTGCGGGGCCCGCGGCATCGTCATCCCCGGGGGAATATAA
- a CDS encoding SDR family NAD(P)-dependent oxidoreductase, whose product MNTKKYALITGGSSGLGFSFAEQLASRGYTPILVARTEEKLRHAVQKLQSKGYEAVWFRADVTSKADLQSVAAQVTTLCGNLDFLILDAGVVHVGLLADYQNMETLKEDIEIDLIGTMLCTRIFLPLLKQQSRILMISSAFGIIGGAGYAPYCAAKAGIIRFAECMRRELLPKKIAVYVACPADIDTPQYAHEHETSPEWLKSASGRKSLLSPDIAAGRILKKCKGSGQMIIINPEIALLHILLKILPECLAQLVGDLAIPKPK is encoded by the coding sequence GTGAACACAAAAAAATACGCGCTTATCACCGGCGGCTCGTCCGGATTAGGGTTTAGTTTTGCGGAGCAGCTCGCAAGTCGGGGATACACGCCTATTCTCGTCGCGCGCACCGAAGAAAAACTGCGACACGCCGTACAAAAGCTGCAGTCAAAAGGTTATGAGGCAGTTTGGTTCCGGGCGGATGTTACCTCAAAAGCCGACCTGCAATCTGTCGCAGCCCAGGTCACGACGCTCTGCGGGAATCTGGATTTTTTAATTTTAGACGCGGGCGTAGTACACGTCGGTCTTCTTGCGGATTATCAAAACATGGAAACGCTGAAAGAAGATATTGAAATAGATCTGATCGGAACCATGCTGTGCACGCGCATCTTTCTCCCTCTTCTCAAACAACAGAGCCGGATACTCATGATCTCATCCGCATTCGGTATTATCGGCGGCGCCGGATATGCTCCGTATTGCGCCGCAAAGGCGGGAATTATCAGGTTCGCTGAATGTATGCGCAGGGAATTATTGCCGAAGAAAATCGCCGTATATGTGGCGTGCCCCGCCGATATCGATACGCCTCAATATGCCCATGAACACGAAACATCGCCTGAGTGGCTTAAATCCGCATCGGGCAGAAAAAGTCTTTTATCCCCCGACATCGCCGCGGGCCGCATTCTTAAAAAATGCAAAGGCTCAGGGCAAATGATCATCATCAATCCTGAAATCGCGCTTCTCCATATACTGCTGAAAATACTTCCCGAATGTCTGGCGCAACTCGTAGGCGACCTTGCCATCCCCAAACCAAAATAA